One region of Candidatus Saccharibacteria bacterium genomic DNA includes:
- the dnaE gene encoding DNA polymerase III subunit alpha: protein MKNNTETVAADFVHLHNHTQYSLLDGLTKIPELVSFVKEQGMSAVGMTDHGTLSGTIEFYKECIAQEIKPIIGIETYVAARKHTDKEPGKDKNRYHLVLLAMNETGYQNLMRLSTIANLDGFYYFPRIDHDLLEQYNEGLIATSACLGGEIGGALKNDDYAAAKEIAAWYKKVFGDRYYLEVQDHGHSEAPSHSVEQKRVNDGVFKLAKELNISVVLTCDAHYLKHTDQAAHEILLCVGTGAFLADEKRMSLKDYDLHVIPPDQLVKRWGVDHPEVISNTKVIAERCHVNIDLGKILIPKFPVPSGETEKTYLDKLAFRGMAWRYGGIPELDAEKMSVAEAQKHLPVAVIDRANYELGIIEKMGFDGYFLIIQDFINWGKKQGIVFGPGRGSAAGSIISYALKITELDPLAYDLLFERFLNPDRVSMPDVDIDIQDTRRDEVIQYCVEKYGKNRVANIVTFGRMFARNAVRDVARVLQVPYGDADRLAKMIPQPVQGRHIPLATSIIDDVDLKREYQTNETSKTVIDYAITLESTVRSHGVHAAGVVIAPDDIVKFVPLEMAQKGVISTQYPMGPIEELGLLKMDFLGLSNLTIIKNALRITKKVYGVDIDINTIPLDDTKTYELLSRGDTTGVFQLESAGMKRYLKELQPTKFEDIISMVALYRPGPMQWIEDFIARKHGKKRITYVHPAMKSALESTYGVIVMQEQVMQISKDMCGFTGGQADTLRKAIGKKNPQMMAKMKAEFIEGAVTTVGAERGLMEAFWKQLEDFAAYCFNKSHAACYGLIAYQTAYLKAHYPAAYMAALMTSDFDDTDRLAIEIAECKKMGLAVLPPDVNESFGEFAVVKEKHAIRFGMNAIKNVGTSAVEEIVRAREAGPFSSIEDFVSAVNLRTVNRKALESLARSGAFDLFFDRSTLLHNLDLILAFGQRLQKEKASGQTDLFGSLANDVITAKPTLKLEAPELKHTQRDMLLWERELLGLYLSQQPLQAFSALLAEQTTPLNILKPEHDGRAVVVGGSIAEAREITTKNGQKMAFVKVQDEFGEIEAVLFPSAYQQTVGLWERDRVVLIRGKISIKGRDGQPGDEVKIMVDDAREITHEQAVAYQTTGRKARLPKPSKAAKKTVHKARTAAAESSSKPPRLYIRLKNSDDTALLSRLKAIVDRTVGEHEVVLVLGPDSGKQAVKLPAQIQANEAIIADLSELVGADNVKLQ from the coding sequence GTGAAGAATAATACGGAAACAGTTGCGGCTGATTTTGTGCATTTGCATAACCATACGCAGTATAGTTTGCTCGACGGGCTAACAAAAATTCCGGAGCTGGTGAGTTTTGTTAAAGAGCAGGGTATGAGTGCGGTTGGCATGACCGACCACGGTACGCTTAGCGGCACCATTGAGTTCTATAAGGAGTGCATTGCCCAGGAAATCAAGCCCATTATTGGTATAGAAACCTACGTTGCTGCGCGAAAGCACACCGACAAAGAGCCGGGCAAGGACAAAAACCGCTATCACCTTGTGTTACTTGCTATGAATGAAACCGGTTACCAAAACCTTATGCGGCTGTCTACTATTGCCAACCTTGACGGGTTTTACTATTTTCCGCGTATCGATCATGATTTGCTAGAGCAGTACAATGAGGGGCTTATAGCAACGAGTGCATGCCTGGGCGGGGAAATAGGTGGTGCCCTCAAAAACGATGATTACGCTGCTGCCAAAGAGATCGCCGCGTGGTACAAAAAAGTCTTCGGTGACAGATATTATCTTGAGGTTCAAGATCATGGCCACTCCGAAGCGCCGAGTCACAGCGTCGAACAAAAACGGGTTAATGACGGCGTGTTTAAACTTGCCAAAGAACTCAACATTTCTGTGGTTCTGACATGTGACGCTCACTATCTTAAACACACAGACCAGGCTGCTCACGAAATTTTGCTCTGCGTCGGCACGGGTGCCTTTCTGGCAGACGAAAAGCGCATGTCACTTAAGGACTATGACCTGCACGTTATACCGCCAGACCAGCTTGTTAAGCGCTGGGGTGTTGACCATCCCGAAGTCATTTCAAACACAAAAGTGATTGCTGAGCGTTGCCATGTCAACATTGACCTTGGGAAAATCCTTATTCCAAAGTTTCCCGTGCCAAGTGGTGAGACAGAAAAAACGTATCTCGATAAACTTGCGTTTCGAGGCATGGCTTGGCGGTACGGCGGCATACCGGAACTTGACGCCGAAAAAATGTCGGTGGCAGAAGCGCAAAAGCACCTGCCTGTAGCAGTCATTGACCGAGCTAATTACGAGCTGGGAATTATCGAAAAAATGGGATTCGACGGCTACTTTCTCATTATTCAAGATTTTATCAACTGGGGCAAAAAACAGGGAATTGTGTTTGGGCCAGGTCGGGGCAGCGCAGCTGGTTCAATCATTTCCTACGCACTAAAAATAACTGAGCTAGACCCGTTGGCGTATGATCTCCTGTTTGAAAGATTTTTGAACCCTGATCGCGTTTCCATGCCGGACGTCGACATAGACATACAGGACACTCGCCGCGACGAGGTTATTCAATACTGCGTCGAAAAGTACGGTAAAAATCGGGTGGCAAATATTGTGACATTTGGACGGATGTTTGCTCGCAACGCTGTGCGTGATGTGGCGCGAGTGTTGCAAGTGCCGTACGGGGACGCAGATCGTCTTGCTAAGATGATCCCGCAGCCCGTACAGGGCAGGCATATACCGCTAGCTACTTCTATCATCGACGATGTTGACCTTAAGCGCGAGTATCAGACAAATGAAACGAGCAAAACTGTCATAGATTACGCTATCACGCTTGAAAGCACAGTTCGTAGCCACGGTGTTCATGCCGCTGGTGTCGTCATTGCGCCCGATGATATCGTCAAATTTGTTCCTCTAGAAATGGCGCAAAAGGGTGTTATCTCGACGCAGTATCCGATGGGGCCAATAGAAGAGCTAGGGCTACTCAAAATGGATTTTCTTGGACTCAGTAACTTAACAATCATTAAAAATGCACTTCGTATTACCAAAAAAGTATACGGGGTTGATATCGACATCAACACAATTCCTCTCGACGACACAAAAACCTACGAGCTGTTAAGCCGGGGCGATACCACCGGCGTTTTCCAACTGGAATCTGCTGGCATGAAGCGGTACTTAAAAGAGCTACAACCAACCAAGTTTGAAGACATAATCTCTATGGTTGCTCTGTATCGACCGGGTCCGATGCAGTGGATAGAAGATTTTATTGCCCGCAAACACGGTAAAAAACGGATTACGTACGTTCATCCTGCCATGAAATCTGCTCTCGAAAGCACCTACGGCGTTATTGTTATGCAAGAACAAGTCATGCAGATTAGTAAGGATATGTGTGGTTTTACCGGTGGTCAGGCCGACACACTCCGCAAAGCAATTGGCAAAAAAAATCCGCAGATGATGGCCAAAATGAAGGCCGAATTTATCGAGGGTGCGGTTACGACGGTTGGAGCAGAGCGTGGACTTATGGAAGCCTTCTGGAAACAGTTAGAAGATTTTGCCGCGTATTGTTTCAATAAATCTCACGCGGCGTGCTATGGGCTGATTGCATACCAAACGGCCTACCTAAAAGCACATTATCCCGCCGCCTATATGGCTGCGCTCATGACCAGTGATTTTGATGACACCGACCGGCTCGCCATAGAAATTGCCGAATGTAAAAAAATGGGTCTTGCGGTGCTACCACCAGATGTAAATGAGTCTTTTGGCGAGTTTGCGGTCGTAAAAGAAAAACATGCTATTCGCTTTGGTATGAATGCAATAAAAAATGTGGGCACCAGCGCGGTCGAAGAAATAGTGCGCGCCCGTGAGGCGGGTCCATTTAGTAGCATCGAAGATTTTGTGTCAGCTGTGAACCTGCGGACGGTTAACCGAAAAGCACTGGAAAGTCTTGCGCGGTCAGGTGCATTTGATTTGTTTTTTGACCGTTCCACGCTACTGCATAATTTAGACCTCATCCTTGCATTTGGCCAGCGCCTGCAAAAGGAAAAGGCAAGTGGTCAGACTGACTTATTTGGTAGTCTAGCCAACGATGTCATTACTGCCAAACCTACCCTTAAGTTGGAAGCACCAGAGCTAAAACACACTCAGCGAGACATGCTACTGTGGGAACGAGAGCTACTCGGTCTGTACCTGAGCCAGCAACCACTCCAGGCTTTTAGTGCGCTTCTTGCAGAGCAAACAACACCACTCAATATTTTAAAGCCCGAACATGATGGTCGAGCCGTTGTCGTCGGTGGCAGCATTGCTGAAGCACGGGAAATAACGACAAAAAATGGCCAAAAAATGGCGTTCGTAAAAGTTCAGGACGAATTTGGCGAGATTGAAGCCGTTCTTTTTCCGTCGGCCTATCAACAAACCGTCGGCCTGTGGGAAAGAGACAGGGTGGTGCTCATTCGTGGCAAAATAAGCATTAAAGGGCGAGATGGTCAGCCCGGTGACGAGGTAAAAATTATGGTTGACGATGCACGTGAAATCACACACGAACAAGCAGTTGCTTACCAAACAACTGGGCGCAAAGCTCGGCTCCCAAAACCGTCAAAGGCTGCAAAAAAAACTGTACATAAGGCGAGAACCGCTGCAGCCGAGT
- a CDS encoding YtxH domain-containing protein has protein sequence MFAAKKGDEGESTAKKIAIGAALSAVAGYVAGILTAPKSGKETREDIKDKASETYTAAEKELKKLHTELGDVIAEAGNKFSELRGKSKKSLDDAVTKGQKAKDKAREMLSSLHDGEAEDKDLKKAIAEATKAVENLRTYLKK, from the coding sequence ATGTTTGCAGCTAAAAAAGGTGACGAAGGTGAAAGTACAGCTAAAAAAATCGCAATCGGTGCTGCGCTAAGTGCCGTCGCAGGGTACGTCGCAGGAATTTTAACCGCTCCAAAGAGTGGCAAAGAAACCCGAGAGGACATAAAAGACAAAGCATCGGAAACTTACACTGCAGCCGAAAAAGAACTAAAAAAGCTGCATACCGAACTTGGTGACGTCATCGCAGAAGCTGGTAATAAGTTCAGCGAGTTACGGGGTAAAAGCAAAAAATCTTTGGACGACGCAGTCACGAAAGGCCAGAAAGCAAAAGACAAGGCTCGTGAAATGCTTTCAAGCCTACATGACGGCGAAGCCGAAGACAAAGACCTCAAAAAAGCCATAGCCGAAGCTACCAAAGCTGTCGAAAACCTCCGCACCTACCTCAAGAAATAA
- a CDS encoding UTP--glucose-1-phosphate uridylyltransferase: MAQPKKVTKAVIAAAGFGTRFLPQTKAMPKEMLPLIDKPIIQYAVEDLVSAGIKDIIIVGSSSKRAIEDHFDVPNEDLLVNIRAGGPKKAHFITEMEDLANMANFIYIRQKGPYGNATPIANAAHLIGNEPFIFVYADDLVVSEPNTFTQMIELYNELGGSIATCMRVSTDKEFERYGILAGEEKRDGVLEMSAMVEKPGRAAAPSNYAHVSSYLFDPAVLNYIDSGLANLPKGEEFYVATSLVDPMLKDGHKFFGCLMQNSRRYDTGDKLEYLMTVVAFGLRHKDLGPAFRAHLEELLKES, from the coding sequence ATGGCACAACCAAAAAAAGTAACTAAGGCTGTTATTGCTGCGGCTGGGTTCGGCACGCGCTTTTTGCCGCAAACGAAGGCCATGCCTAAGGAAATGCTGCCACTTATCGACAAGCCCATTATTCAATATGCCGTAGAGGACTTGGTTTCAGCAGGCATCAAGGACATCATTATTGTTGGCAGCAGTAGCAAGCGAGCCATAGAAGATCACTTCGATGTGCCAAATGAAGATTTGTTAGTAAATATCCGCGCTGGTGGACCTAAAAAAGCCCACTTCATTACGGAAATGGAAGACCTTGCCAACATGGCCAACTTTATATATATACGCCAAAAAGGTCCGTATGGTAACGCAACTCCTATAGCCAATGCCGCTCATCTTATAGGCAACGAACCGTTTATATTTGTTTATGCCGATGACCTTGTCGTGTCTGAACCAAACACGTTCACCCAAATGATTGAGCTCTACAATGAACTCGGTGGAAGCATTGCCACCTGTATGCGGGTGAGTACCGACAAAGAGTTCGAGCGCTACGGCATACTTGCCGGTGAGGAGAAGCGCGATGGTGTGCTAGAAATGAGTGCTATGGTTGAAAAACCTGGTCGCGCCGCTGCTCCGTCCAACTACGCACACGTCAGCAGCTACCTATTTGACCCCGCAGTTTTAAACTACATAGATAGCGGTTTGGCAAACTTGCCCAAGGGCGAGGAGTTTTATGTCGCGACCAGCTTGGTAGACCCAATGCTCAAAGATGGCCATAAGTTCTTTGGCTGTCTCATGCAAAATAGCCGCCGCTATGACACCGGTGATAAACTCGAATATCTAATGACTGTCGTTGCATTTGGCTTACGGCACAAAGACCTTGGCCCGGCATTTCGCGCTCATCTGGAGGAGCTGCTCAAAGAATCTTAA
- the gatB gene encoding Asp-tRNA(Asn)/Glu-tRNA(Gln) amidotransferase subunit GatB — protein sequence MISEDVRRQYTVTIGIECHVQLKTKTKLFSGADNDAREAAPNTLVNHIDFGLPGALPVLNEKAVDLASRAAFALGTKPQLFSKFDRKHYFYPDLPMGYQITQFDEPIILGGYVDVTVEGEHKRVGITRAHLEADAGKSTHPAGTHFSLVDLNRAGTPLLEIVSEPDMHSAAEAKAYAHELWLLMRYADVSYANLYYGNMRFDVNVSVSKDSTLGTRTETKNLNSFRSIERAVEYEVNRQIELLETGKTIVQETRGWDDAGQKTFSQRSKEDAHDYRYMPDPDVPPVVLTDEYVAQIAALMPDLPSDFRNKFANMGLDENTIEDVIADPKTARTVGEIFDEAGPEHAKRVAFWLMRPQSDDPDNVSEVEPTEENHESQVKNLIALSHMVADNKLSSTAAKEVLDEVLKNGENPEKVAEAKNLLQESDESAISAIVQQVVAANPKAATDVQRGEMKAIGFLVGQVMKQSKGKANPALATELIKKHLGI from the coding sequence ATGATCAGCGAGGACGTTCGGCGGCAGTACACCGTAACTATAGGCATTGAGTGCCATGTGCAGCTTAAGACTAAGACAAAGCTGTTCAGCGGTGCAGATAACGACGCACGTGAGGCGGCACCAAACACGCTGGTGAACCACATTGACTTTGGTTTGCCTGGCGCACTGCCTGTCTTAAATGAAAAAGCTGTCGATTTAGCAAGCCGAGCGGCATTTGCTCTAGGTACCAAACCGCAATTGTTTAGTAAATTTGACCGCAAGCATTATTTTTATCCCGACTTGCCCATGGGCTACCAAATTACGCAATTTGACGAACCAATCATACTGGGTGGATATGTCGATGTCACAGTAGAAGGAGAACATAAACGGGTTGGTATAACTAGGGCTCATTTGGAAGCCGATGCCGGTAAGTCAACTCATCCAGCTGGCACCCATTTTAGTTTGGTAGACCTCAACCGTGCCGGCACGCCGCTACTTGAGATTGTCAGTGAACCAGATATGCATAGTGCTGCGGAAGCGAAAGCATATGCCCACGAACTATGGCTCCTAATGCGGTACGCCGATGTCAGCTACGCCAATCTGTACTATGGCAACATGCGCTTTGACGTCAATGTCAGCGTCAGTAAAGACAGTACACTGGGGACTCGTACCGAAACTAAGAATCTCAATAGTTTCCGCAGCATCGAACGGGCAGTTGAATATGAGGTGAACCGGCAAATTGAACTTCTCGAAACAGGCAAAACAATCGTGCAAGAAACACGTGGCTGGGATGATGCAGGACAGAAGACATTCAGCCAGCGTTCAAAAGAAGACGCGCACGACTATCGCTACATGCCCGACCCGGATGTCCCGCCAGTGGTGCTTACAGACGAGTATGTCGCACAAATTGCTGCGCTCATGCCCGATCTGCCCAGCGACTTCCGAAATAAGTTTGCAAACATGGGCTTAGACGAAAACACCATTGAGGATGTTATTGCTGATCCGAAGACAGCCAGGACGGTCGGAGAAATATTTGACGAAGCAGGCCCCGAGCATGCAAAACGGGTTGCTTTTTGGCTGATGCGTCCGCAGTCTGACGACCCAGATAATGTAAGCGAAGTTGAACCGACAGAGGAGAACCATGAATCCCAGGTAAAAAACCTAATAGCACTGAGCCACATGGTCGCAGACAATAAACTGAGCTCTACGGCAGCAAAAGAAGTACTTGATGAGGTTCTTAAGAACGGGGAAAATCCCGAGAAAGTAGCTGAAGCAAAAAATCTACTACAGGAAAGTGACGAGAGCGCGATCAGTGCAATTGTTCAGCAAGTAGTTGCGGCTAATCCTAAAGCGGCAACCGATGTTCAGCGTGGCGAAATGAAAGCAATTGGGTTTCTCGTTGGTCAGGTCATGAAACAATCAAAAGGTAAAGCAAATCCAGCACTTGCGACCGAACTCATAAAAAAACATTTAGGTATATAA
- the gatA gene encoding Asp-tRNA(Asn)/Glu-tRNA(Gln) amidotransferase subunit GatA, translating into MADDVQAGRVKAADLVEQSLAAIDKHKEYQAIIVTLADSARSRAKAIDEKVANGEKAGRLAGVPFIAKDNYLVFGAETTAASNILKGFTAPYQATVIERLEAEGAICVAKANLDAFAHGASTENSDFFTTSNARDKQKVAGGSSGGSAVAVALEMTPFALGTDTGGSTRQPASYNGCVGYKPTYGLMSRSGIVAMASSTDTVGTFARSVEDACLVIDVMAGKDELDGTTIDRNPTGYVLSPQALNLSSAKVGVIKEWMGEGLDDDVRTAIETAIRKLRDAGADVREVSVPSLPLALAVYYIICPAEVSSNLARHDGQRFGHFTGDARDLTDSYTRTRQMGFGRETKRRIMIGTYVLSSGYYDAYYKKAQTVRTKLINEFDAVLKDVDFLIGPVAPNTAFQIGDNVDDPLKMYLVDMMTVGPSMVGVPAISIPCAVGDGMPVGLQIIAAQKHDRELLEFAAAAEGVIQ; encoded by the coding sequence ATTGCAGATGATGTTCAGGCTGGGCGGGTGAAGGCGGCCGATCTTGTCGAGCAGTCACTTGCAGCCATAGACAAGCACAAAGAGTACCAGGCTATCATTGTGACTCTGGCAGATTCAGCGCGCTCCCGGGCAAAAGCAATAGATGAAAAAGTGGCAAATGGGGAGAAGGCTGGTCGTCTGGCAGGCGTGCCTTTCATCGCAAAAGATAACTACCTTGTGTTTGGGGCAGAAACAACTGCGGCCAGCAACATACTCAAAGGTTTTACCGCACCGTACCAGGCAACGGTCATTGAACGACTTGAAGCAGAGGGCGCAATATGTGTGGCCAAAGCCAACCTAGACGCTTTTGCACACGGTGCCAGCACCGAAAACTCGGACTTTTTTACGACCAGCAATGCTCGTGACAAACAAAAAGTCGCCGGTGGTTCCTCTGGCGGTTCGGCGGTAGCGGTTGCACTAGAAATGACACCGTTCGCACTCGGTACCGACACCGGAGGATCTACTCGTCAACCAGCCAGCTACAATGGCTGCGTTGGCTATAAACCAACCTATGGTCTCATGTCGCGTTCGGGTATTGTCGCCATGGCAAGTAGTACGGACACGGTTGGTACATTCGCTCGTTCAGTCGAAGACGCTTGTCTTGTAATCGACGTTATGGCGGGAAAAGACGAACTGGACGGTACAACCATAGATCGTAATCCAACTGGATATGTTCTTTCACCGCAGGCTCTTAACCTCTCATCAGCCAAAGTAGGCGTTATCAAAGAATGGATGGGTGAGGGGCTCGATGATGATGTTCGTACGGCAATTGAGACCGCCATCCGAAAACTGCGAGATGCCGGAGCAGATGTACGAGAGGTTAGTGTCCCTTCTTTGCCGTTGGCGCTTGCGGTCTACTACATCATTTGCCCCGCCGAAGTCAGCAGTAATTTGGCTCGTCACGACGGACAACGTTTTGGCCATTTTACCGGGGATGCCAGAGATCTAACTGATAGTTACACCCGGACTCGGCAAATGGGGTTTGGGCGTGAAACTAAGCGGCGCATTATGATCGGCACGTATGTACTGAGCAGTGGCTACTACGATGCGTACTATAAAAAAGCACAAACTGTGCGAACGAAGCTCATCAATGAATTTGACGCGGTTCTGAAAGATGTCGATTTTCTTATTGGTCCTGTTGCGCCAAACACAGCTTTTCAAATCGGCGACAATGTGGACGACCCACTTAAGATGTACCTTGTAGACATGATGACTGTTGGGCCAAGCATGGTTGGCGTGCCGGCAATTAGTATTCCTTGCGCTGTCGGTGATGGGATGCCGGTAGGGCTACAAATAATTGCAGCACAAAAGCATGACCGTGAGTTGTTAGAATTCGCCGCTGCTGCTGAAGGAGTCATACAATGA
- the gatC gene encoding Asp-tRNA(Asn)/Glu-tRNA(Gln) amidotransferase subunit GatC, with the protein MAKLSRDDVLKLATLARISLSDEEVDIFTEELSAILGYVDLLTSADVTGLEPTNQVTGLTNVMRKDEVKDYGYLPEKLLENVPATENNQLKVSRMIG; encoded by the coding sequence ATGGCGAAGTTGTCTCGTGATGATGTTTTAAAGTTGGCCACGCTCGCGCGGATTTCTTTGTCTGACGAGGAAGTGGACATTTTTACCGAAGAGTTGAGTGCTATCCTTGGATATGTCGACCTTCTTACTAGTGCAGACGTCACTGGCCTTGAGCCGACTAACCAAGTCACCGGACTTACTAACGTCATGCGTAAAGACGAAGTCAAAGATTACGGCTATCTTCCGGAAAAACTTCTCGAAAACGTACCGGCAACTGAAAATAATCAGTTAAAGGTGAGTAGGATGATCGGATGA